The Amycolatopsis coloradensis sequence GATCAGCAACGGTGTCCCGGCGTTCCAGAAACCGAAATCGAAGAACGCGGCGACCACGCTGCTGATGATGGGGGTGCTCGCGGTGACGATGCTGGTCGGCATCATCACGCTGGCGATCATCACCGACGTCAAATTCGCCGAGCACCCGGAGACGCAGCTCACCGGCACGCCGGCGGGCTACGAGCAGAAGACGATCGTCGCGCAGATCGCGCAGGCGGTGTTCGCCGACTTCACCCCCGCGTTCTACTACATCTCCTTCGCCACCGGCATCATCCTGCTGCTGGCCGCGAACACGGCGTTCAACGGTTTCCCGGTGCTCGGCTCGATCCTCGCGCAGGACCGTTACCTGCCACGTCAGCTGCACACCCGAGGTGACCGGCTGGCCTTCTCCAACGGCATCCTGTTCCTGTCGGCGTTCGCCCTGGTGCTGATCATCGCGTTCGACGCCGAGGTCACGAAGCTCATCCAGCTCTACATCGTGGGCGTGTTCGTCTCCTTCACGATCAGCCAAGCGGGCATGATCCGGCACTGGAACCGGTTGCTGGCGAGGGAAACCGATCCGGTGGTGCGGCGGCGGATGCGGCGTTCGCAGACGGTCAACGCGATCGGCCTCACCATGACCGGCACCGTGCTGATCATCGTGCTGGTCACGAAGTTCCTGCTCGGCGCGTGGATCGCGATCGCGGCGATGGTGGCGATCTACGTCCTGATGACCGCGATCCGGAAGCATTACGACCGGGTCGCGGAGGAATTGCGCGAGATGGACCGCAAGCCGACCGTATTGCCTTCGCGCAACCACGCGATCGTGCTGATTTCGAAACTGCACCTGCCGACTCTGCGCGCGCTCTCCTACGCCAAGGCCGTGCGGCCGGACGTCCTCGAAGCCGTCACGGTGAACGTCGACGACGTCGAGACCCGCAAACTCGTCCAGGAATGGGACGACCACAATTTCAAGGTTCCGCTGAAGGTGATCGAATCGCCGTATCGCGAGATCACGAAGCCGGTGCTCGACTACGTGAAGCGCGTCCGCGGCGACAACCCGCGCAACGTGGTGACCGTGTTCATCCCCGAGTACGTGGTCGGGCATTGGTGGGAGCAGGTCCTGCACAACCAGAGCGCGCTGCGCCTCAAGGGACGGCTGCTGTTCCAGCCCGGCGTCATGGTGACGAGCGTGCCATGGCAGCTCGAATCGTCGGAAAAGGCGATCAAACGCGACCGCAAGGCCCGTCCGGCGGCCGGAGACGTGCGGCGCGGGTTCTCCCCGGTCGTCAAGCAACCCGAAACGAAAAAGGACAAAGCAGAATGAGTGTGGACGCGTCGACCGGCACCTGGCTCGGACGAACGATCGAGCTGGAGGTCGGCGCGGTCGCGCACGGCGGGCACTGCGTCGCGCGGGCGGAGGGGCGAGTCGTCTTCGTGCGGCACGCGCTGCCCGGCGAGCGGGTCCTGGCATCGGTCACCGAGGACAAGGGCGGGTCGTTCTGCCGCGCCGACGCCGTCGAGGTCCTTGAGGCGTCGCCGGAACGCGTCGAGCCGCCGTGCCCGCTCGCGGCGCCGGGGGAGTGCGGCGGCTGCGACTGGCAGCACGCCACGCCCGGCCATCAGCGTGAGCTCAAGGCCGCCGTGGTCATGGAGCAGCTGAAGAGGCTGGCCGGAATCGACCGCGAGGTCGTCGTCGAAGCTCTCGACGGTGGCCCGCTGGACTGGCGCGGCCGCGTCCGGCTCGTCGCGGGCAAGGACGGCAGGGCGGGTTTCCGGGCGCATCACAGTCATCGCGTGATCGCGATCGACGACTGCCCGATCACCGTCCCCGGCGCGCTCGACGACGTCGTGTCGCGGAAGTGGCGCCCCGGCAGCGAAATCGAGGTCACCAAGGACGACGAGGGACAGGTGCACCTTCGCGACCTCTCGACGGTCCACGGGAAGACCCGTTCGCGGCAGCTGGCCGGTGGTATCGCCGTGCAGCACGCCGCGGGCCGCGACTGGCGCCTGGACGCCCACGGCTTCTGGCAGGTCCACCCGGCCGCCGCGGACGCGCTCGCCGCCGTCGTCGCGGAATGGGCGGAGGCGCCGCGTGACGGCGTGGCGTGGGACCTGTACGCCGGTGTCGGCCTCTTCGCGTCGGTGCTCGCCGAGCAGGTCGGCCCGCGCGGGCGCGTCCTGGCCGTCGAGTCCGGCCGCCGTGCCGTCGCCGACGGCGAGGAGAACCTGGCCGACCTCCCGCAGGTCCGCTGGCGCTCCGGCCGGGTCGAGCACCTGCTGGCCGACGCCCCGAAACCGGTCGACGTCGTCGTCCTCGACCCGCCGCGCAAGGGTGCGGGCAAAGCCGTCGTCGATTCCATCGCGGAGGGTTCGCCCGACCGGATCGTCTATGTGGCGTGCGACCCCGCTGCCTTGGCGCGAGACATCGCGCTGTTCGCCGAGCACGGATACGGGCTGGTGGATCTGCGCGCTTTCGACGCTTTCCCGATGACGCATCACGTCGAATGCGTTGCGTTGCTGCAATAATTCGGTATTTGTAATCCGTCGGAATGGATCGGCTTCGTTCTGCTTGTCCTGGTGTCGGCGTGCTCGCTAACTTGAGCCTCGTGTTCACGAGGTAATGCGGATACTTCGGGCACTTCGACTTCGACGCGAACGGATTCCGAATCATGGGTTATCTAACTTCGGTATGTGGTGATTGCGACGGGAAAGGCTGTGCCGGCTGCGACGGTCACGGCACGATCACCATTGTGGAGGACTGACCGAGTGGAACCGTTGATGCTTCCTCCCGGTGTCACCGCTCAGGAAGTCAGCTACCGCAATGGCCGGAAACAAGTCATCTACACGGCGCCTTATCCGTCCGAAGGGCCGGTGCTCGTGCGGGATGGGATGGGCAGGCAGGCATGGATGTTCATGTACGCCCACTTCGTTTTCACCTGGGTGGAAGGAGCGGTCCGCGTCCAGGTCAGTCACGGAACCCTGAGCGGGCCGAAAATGCCTCTGTGGTCCGGAATCGGAATCCCCGCCTATTGGTCGGCGCCGGCGCTGGCCGAGTTCGGCAAGGCGTGGGCGCTGGAGCAGATGACCGGTAGCCGAGGCACCCCGGCCGTTGTTTCCGTTTGAGACCGCGCGACCGGGCTCCGCCGCGAGTTGTCCGCCCAATCACGCGAGTTCGCCATTCAATCACGTGTGTCGTCCGTCCAATCACGCGCAACCGCCAGTTCGGCGCAGGTGCTCGTGAGTGGTCAGCGCTTCAGCGTAAAAGCGAAGTCCCCGGACACTTTGCCGGTCAACCGCACCCCCGAGACCACCTTCCCCGCATCGATCAGCCTCTCGACCTCGCCCCGCGAAAGACCGCACCCTTCGGCGATCAGCCGCACCGGCCGGATCGGGATCCGGGCCGCGAAGCGAACCGAGACGTCGCGAAAGTCCGGCTCACCCGAGGGGCCGGTGTCGAGGCGCCAGGCGCCCTCCCAATCGAAGATGATGCGGTTCCGGCGCCGCACAGCGGGATTCTGGAGCAGTTCCGCCGCCAGGACGAGGTCGTTCTCGTGTAGCCGGTCCAGCAGGTCAGGCCGCACGGAACGCACGTTCACGCGCTCCAGGATCGTGAGCTTCGCGGTGTCCTCGCATCCGGCGCAGAGCACGAGAAGCCAGACATCGAGGAGTTTGTGGCGGGCGTTGACGCGGAATTTGCCGTTCGCCCGGAAGCGTCCGGACGGGCAAGAGCGGCAACGGCGGAGGACGACAGGCAGGCAGGTGGGAACGACCACCCAGTTTTCGAGCATAGGAAGTACACCCGTTCCAGTGAGAAATCCGCAGCAAAAGGAAGCGCGGCGCCAAAGCGCGACGCGCGACGAAATCAGCGCTCGGGAGGTCTCACAGGGTGTACAACGGCAGGCCCTCGGCTCGACGACGTGGTCCGGCAGCACGGTAATGGCCCGGGAGAGGCCGCTCCACCGGTTTTCCGGGCACGACAGAGGCCCCCTCCAACACGGAGGGGGCCTTCAGCGTGAAGCTAGGAGCGCGCGTCCTCCTTCAGCATGTCCGCGCACCGCTCACCGATCGCCATCGTCGTGATGCACGGGTTCACCGCGACCAGGAACGGCATCGCCGAACCGTCGGCGACCCGCAGGCCTTCGACGCCCCGCACTCGCAGTCGCGCGTCCAGCACGGCCATCGGGTCGTCGTCACCGCCCATTTTCGCGGTGCACGAGGGGTGATAGACCGTGTTGTGCGTCTTGCGCAGGTAGTCCGCGATCTCGTCGTCGGTTTTGACGTCCTTGCCAGGCGCCAGTTCCGTGCCCGCCCATTCGTCCAGCGCGGGCTGCTCGGCGATCTTGCGGGCCAGCTTGATGCCGTAGGTCATCACGCGCATGTCGTGCTCGTCGGTGAAGTACCGCGGGTCCACCTTCGGCTTGTCCCGGTAGTCGCGGCTGCGCAGCCGCACCGTCCCGGTCGACCGTGAGCGGGTGACGTTCGGGGTCAGGCAGAAGCCGTTCTCCGTGGTCGGATACCCCTGCCGGAGGGTGTTCATGTCGAACGGCACCGAGCCGTAGTGGAACATCAGGTCCGGCCGGTCGAGACCTTCCTCGGTGGTGGTGAAGATGCCGATCTCCCACCATTGCGTGGACTCGGTCGTCATCGGCTGCAGCGCGTCCCACTGGATGACGCCTTCGGGGTGATCCTGCAGGTTCTCGCCGACGCCGGGGGAGTCCACCAGAACCTCCACCCCGACCTCGCGCAGGTGTTCGGCGGGGCCGATCCCCGACAGCATCAGGAGTTTCGGGGTGTCGATCGCGCCGGAGGACAGGATGACCTCACGCCGTGCGCGCAGCGGAACGCCGTGGATCAAGTCGTCGGCCAGGTATTCCGCGCCGGTGCAGCGTTTGCCGTCGAACAGCAGCCGCCGGACGCGGGCGCCGGTGATGACCTCCAGGTTCGGCCGCCTGCCGATGATCGGGTGTAGATACGACACCGACGCCGACGAGCGAGTGCCGTCCTCACGCGCGTTGATCTGGAACCAGTTCGCCCCGTGTGTCACGGTCTTGCCCGAGTTGAACTCCGTCCTCGGGATGCCCGCCTGCTCACAGGCCTGCAGCAGCGCGACGCCGGTCGGGTCGTTCGGCGGCACCGAGCGGATGGTCACCGGACCGGAGCGGCCGTGGTGGTCGCCGGGGCCGTCGTTGGTCTCAAGACGCTTGTACAGGGGGAAAATGTCCTTCGAAGACCACCCGGGCAGGCCGAGCGACGCCCATTCGTCGAGATCTTCGGCCGGTGCCCAGAAGGCGATGCACGAGTTGTGCGACGAGCAGCCGCCGAGCACCCGCGCGCGGGCGTGGCGCAGGAAGGAGTTGCCGGACTCCTGCGGTTCGACCAGGTAGTCCCAGTCGTAGCCGGATTCCAGCAGTGCCATCCACTTCGTCAGTTCCAGTACTGCCGGATCGTCCACATCGGACGGTCCGGCTTCCAGGAGCGCCACGGTGACATCCGGGTCTTCCGAGAGTCTCGCCGCGACCACCGAACCCGCCGTCCCGCCGCCGACGACGATGTAGTCGAACTCTCCGGTCACTGTGCTGCCTCCTCGGGACGTGCTTCCGCGGCGTGATCGGCCAGGACGCCGCTCTTGTGCCGCAGGACGAACCAGTAATACGCGAAACCGGCGACCGCCACCGCGCCGACGAACAGCACGGCCCCCCATTCGAGGTACCAGTGATACGGCTCGGTCGCGTTGTAGACCGCACGCCGCGGCCACGCCAGGTTCACCACGATCGCGCCGCCCCACAGCACGCCGAGGATGTTGACCGGCAGCCCCAGTTTGCCGAGCGAAAAGTACTTGGTGCCCTCCGCCTTCGGCGGCGGCCACTGCCCGCGCAGCCGCTTGACCAGCATCGGAACGGTGACCAGCAGGTACGCCAGGTAGATCATGATGATGCCGATACTGGTGATCACCGTGAAGATCTGCGGCTGGCCGACGTTGACCACCAGGATCAGCACCGCGATCACGCCGGACACGATCGCGGGGATCACGGGCGTCTTCGTCTTCGGCGACACCCTCGCCAGATGCTTCCCGGCGGGCAGGTTGTTGTCGCGGCCCATCGCGAACATCATCCGGATCGCCGCCGACTGCACGGCCAGATTGCACACCGTGATGGCGATGACGACCGCCAGCAGGAAGACCGTGCCGATCGTGCTCCCGAGGACGTCGAGCACGATGAACTGCAGGCCGCCCGTGGCGATCTCCGGGTTGTTGATGTCGCCCACGGCCATCAGCGCGAGGATGAGGATCAGCCCGCCGATGACGAACGACGCGATCAGCGCGCGCAGGATCGCCTTGGGCGCGTTCTTGCGCGGGTCGTGCGACTCCTCGCCGAGCGAGCTGGCGGTGTCGAAGCCGTACATGACGTAGGTCGACGCGAGCGAGGCGACCAGGAACGCCCCGAAGTAACCCCACGGCTGGTCGGCGCCGGTGTCGTTGGTCTGCATGACCACCTCGGGGCCCCGCGTGATGTTCACCGCGAGCGCGACGATCAGCAGGACCGCGGCGATCAGTTCGATGAACACCCCGGCGCTGTTGATCCGCGCCATCAGCTTGACGCCCCAGGCGTTCACCAGCGTGGTGAACAGGATCAGGACGGTGCCGAGGATGACCGCGTTCACCGCGCTGTCGCCGGAGAAGGAGAAGAACGACGAGATCTGGGGGAGGGTGATCTGGTAGGCCAGCGCGACCGCGGCGATGCTGACGATCGACGCGGTCAGCATCATCCACCCGGCCAGCCACGCGACGTGCGGGCTGCCGAGCCGTTTCGACCAGTTGTAGATCGAGCCGGCGACCGGATAGTGCGCGGCCAGTTCGGCGAACGACAGCGCGACCATCAGCTGGCCGACGAACACCATCGGCCACGACCACCAGTACGCGGGGCCGCCGAAACTGAAACCGAAGTAGAACAGCTGGAAGGTGCCCGTGAGGATCGAGATGTAGCTGATCCCGGCGGCGAAGGTGTGGAAGTTGCCGAGGGTTCTTTCGAGTTCCTGTTTGTAGCCGAAACCGGCCAGGCCGTCATCGGAAGGAGTGCTCATCGGCAGTTTCCCGTCTTCAGTTGGATGCGGCAGGCTCCCCGGAGAACCAGTGTTGTGGAGCGGGCCGGAGGTTCTGGTAAATGTGCTTCGCCTCCGTGTACTCGGCGAGTCCGGTCGGGCCGAGTTCGCGCCCGAAACCGGACTGCTTGTAGCCGCCCCACTCCGCCTGCGGCAGATAGGGGTGGAAGTCGTTGATCCAGATCGTGCCGTGCCGCAGCCGGTTCGCGACCCGCTGCGCGCGGGAGGCGTCCGAGGTGAACACCGCGCCGGCGAGGCCGTAGTGGGTGTCGTTGGCGATGCGGACGGCGTCGTCCTCGTCGGTGAAGGTCTCGACGGTGAGCACCGGGCCGAACGATTCGTCGACGACGGCGCTGCTGCCCTGCTTCACGTTGTCCAGGATGGTCGGCAGGTAGTAATGCCCCTTCGCGAGCTCGCGATCGTCGGGGCGTTTGCCGCCGGTGCGCAGGACGGCGCCCTCTTCCAGTGCCGCGGCGACGTAGCGTTCGATCTTTTCCAGATGGGCGGCCGAGATCAGCGGACCGGTTTCAGCCTTCGGGTCGAAAGGTCCACCCAGTCGGATCAGTTCGGCGCGGCGGACGAGTTCGTCGACGAACCTGTCATGCCATTCCTCTTGGACGATCAGCCGCGCGCCCGCCGAGCAGACCTGCCCGGAGTGCAGGAACACCGCGGTCAGCGCGTAATCGACGGCGGTCTCGAAGTCCGAGTCGGCGAACACGACGTTCGGGTTCTTGCCGCCCAGTTCCAGCGCGACCTTCTTGATGGTGGCGGCCGCGGAAGCGGCGATGATCTTGCCGGTCGCGAGGCCGCCGGTGAACGACACGAGGTCGACGTCCGGATGCTCGGACAGCGGTGCCCCGGCCTGCGCGCCGGCGCCGAGCACCAGGTTCGCGACGCCGCCGGGGAGCCCGGCCTCGGTCAGCAGCTTCATCAGCATGATCGAGGTGTGCGGGGTCAGTTCGCTGGGCTTGAGGACGAACGTGTTGCCCGCCGCGAGCGCGGGGGCGACCTTCCAGATGGTCTGCAGGAGCGGGTAGTTCCACGGCGTGATCAGCCCGCAGACGCCGACGGGCTCGTGCACGATCCGGCTGAACGCGTCCGGGTTGCCGGTGTCGACCACACGGCCGGCGTCGTTCGCGGCGAGCTTGCCGAAGTAGCGCAGGCACGCGGCGATGTCGGCCATGTCGTATTCGCTCTCGACCAGCCGTTTCCCGGTGTCGAGGGACTCGGCGCGGGCGAAGGCCGCGGCGTCCCGGTCGAGCAGGTCGGCGGCCTTCAACAGCAGGTCACCGCGCTGTGGGGCGGGCGTCTGCGGCCACGGGCCGGTGTCGAACGCCTTCCTCGCGGCGGCGATGGCCGCTTCGGTGTCTTCACGGGTGCCTTCGGCGACTTCCGCGACCAGCGACCCGTCCGCGGGGCAGCGGATTTCCCGGCGACCACCGCCGACCGCGTCGACCCACTCGCCACCGATGAAAAAGTCCGCCATCAAGCCCTCCGAACCGGCTCCTGCTCAACCGTCGATCAGCGATTATCGCGGCCACCCGACGTGACCGCTACTTGGCAAAAGAGACCATGTTCACACCTTCGGGTGGCGAGTGGTGATTTTCTGACATGTGACCCGTGACGCGGCGGACGGAAGACTCTCAGGCGCCCTCCGTAGACTGGTCGGAACGGCGGAAGAGGAACCAGGCGAGGTGGGAGAGTGACGTTGCTCGAGTCCGTGCACGGACCGGCCGACTTGAAGCGGATGAACCAGGAACAGCTCGGTGAGCTGGCCGCGGAGATCCGGGACTTCCTCGTCGAAAAGGTGCGGCTCGCCGGTGGTCACCTCGGCCCGAACCTGGGTGTCGTCGAGCTGACCATGGCGCTGCACCGGGTCTTCGACTCGCCGGACGACGCCATCGTGTGGGACGTCGGTCACCAGGCGTACGTGCACAAGATCGTCACCGGTCGTCATGACGGCTTCGACAAGCTGCGCCAGCTCGGCGGCCTCACCGGCTACCCGGCGCGCTGCGAGAGCGAGCACGACCTCGTCGAGAACAGCCACGCGTCGACCGCCTTGTCCTATGTGGACGGTCTGGCGAAGGCGTTCGAACTCGGCGGGGGCGGCAGGCACGCGATCGCCGTGGTCGGCGACGGCGCGCTGACCGGCGGCATGTGCTGGGAGGCGCTCAACAACATCGCCGCGAACCCGCGCCGCCCGGTCGTCATCGTCATCAACGACAACGGCCGCTCCTACTCGCCGACCATCGGCGGCGTCGCGGACCACCTCGCGTCGCTGCGGCTCAAGCCGGGCTACGAGCGCGTCCTGGACCGCGGCAAGGAGCTGCTGCGCCACACTCCCGTCGTCGGCAAGCCGATCTACGCGGCGCTGCACGCGGCGAAGGCGGGACTGAAGGACGCGCTGAGCCCGCA is a genomic window containing:
- a CDS encoding APC family permease: MSKFPTVVKRLVLGRPFRSDRLSHTLLPKRIALPIFASDALSSVAYAPEEIFLTLSVAGLSAYAFAPWIGVAVALVMLVVVASYRQNVHAYPSGGGDYEVANTNLGGKFGLTVASALLVDYVLTVAVSTSSGVANIGSAIPWVAQHKVIAAVIIVVVLTALNLRGVRESGKAFAIPTYGFIIGILGMVIWGLIEAASGADMRAESADFQLHEEASLTGFAFFFLLLRTFSSGAAALTGVEAISNGVPAFQKPKSKNAATTLLMMGVLAVTMLVGIITLAIITDVKFAEHPETQLTGTPAGYEQKTIVAQIAQAVFADFTPAFYYISFATGIILLLAANTAFNGFPVLGSILAQDRYLPRQLHTRGDRLAFSNGILFLSAFALVLIIAFDAEVTKLIQLYIVGVFVSFTISQAGMIRHWNRLLARETDPVVRRRMRRSQTVNAIGLTMTGTVLIIVLVTKFLLGAWIAIAAMVAIYVLMTAIRKHYDRVAEELREMDRKPTVLPSRNHAIVLISKLHLPTLRALSYAKAVRPDVLEAVTVNVDDVETRKLVQEWDDHNFKVPLKVIESPYREITKPVLDYVKRVRGDNPRNVVTVFIPEYVVGHWWEQVLHNQSALRLKGRLLFQPGVMVTSVPWQLESSEKAIKRDRKARPAAGDVRRGFSPVVKQPETKKDKAE
- a CDS encoding class I SAM-dependent RNA methyltransferase translates to MSVDASTGTWLGRTIELEVGAVAHGGHCVARAEGRVVFVRHALPGERVLASVTEDKGGSFCRADAVEVLEASPERVEPPCPLAAPGECGGCDWQHATPGHQRELKAAVVMEQLKRLAGIDREVVVEALDGGPLDWRGRVRLVAGKDGRAGFRAHHSHRVIAIDDCPITVPGALDDVVSRKWRPGSEIEVTKDDEGQVHLRDLSTVHGKTRSRQLAGGIAVQHAAGRDWRLDAHGFWQVHPAAADALAAVVAEWAEAPRDGVAWDLYAGVGLFASVLAEQVGPRGRVLAVESGRRAVADGEENLADLPQVRWRSGRVEHLLADAPKPVDVVVLDPPRKGAGKAVVDSIAEGSPDRIVYVACDPAALARDIALFAEHGYGLVDLRAFDAFPMTHHVECVALLQ
- a CDS encoding DUF1062 domain-containing protein; amino-acid sequence: MLENWVVVPTCLPVVLRRCRSCPSGRFRANGKFRVNARHKLLDVWLLVLCAGCEDTAKLTILERVNVRSVRPDLLDRLHENDLVLAAELLQNPAVRRRNRIIFDWEGAWRLDTGPSGEPDFRDVSVRFAARIPIRPVRLIAEGCGLSRGEVERLIDAGKVVSGVRLTGKVSGDFAFTLKR
- a CDS encoding GMC family oxidoreductase, which translates into the protein MTGEFDYIVVGGGTAGSVVAARLSEDPDVTVALLEAGPSDVDDPAVLELTKWMALLESGYDWDYLVEPQESGNSFLRHARARVLGGCSSHNSCIAFWAPAEDLDEWASLGLPGWSSKDIFPLYKRLETNDGPGDHHGRSGPVTIRSVPPNDPTGVALLQACEQAGIPRTEFNSGKTVTHGANWFQINAREDGTRSSASVSYLHPIIGRRPNLEVITGARVRRLLFDGKRCTGAEYLADDLIHGVPLRARREVILSSGAIDTPKLLMLSGIGPAEHLREVGVEVLVDSPGVGENLQDHPEGVIQWDALQPMTTESTQWWEIGIFTTTEEGLDRPDLMFHYGSVPFDMNTLRQGYPTTENGFCLTPNVTRSRSTGTVRLRSRDYRDKPKVDPRYFTDEHDMRVMTYGIKLARKIAEQPALDEWAGTELAPGKDVKTDDEIADYLRKTHNTVYHPSCTAKMGGDDDPMAVLDARLRVRGVEGLRVADGSAMPFLVAVNPCITTMAIGERCADMLKEDARS
- a CDS encoding APC family permease gives rise to the protein MSTPSDDGLAGFGYKQELERTLGNFHTFAAGISYISILTGTFQLFYFGFSFGGPAYWWSWPMVFVGQLMVALSFAELAAHYPVAGSIYNWSKRLGSPHVAWLAGWMMLTASIVSIAAVALAYQITLPQISSFFSFSGDSAVNAVILGTVLILFTTLVNAWGVKLMARINSAGVFIELIAAVLLIVALAVNITRGPEVVMQTNDTGADQPWGYFGAFLVASLASTYVMYGFDTASSLGEESHDPRKNAPKAILRALIASFVIGGLILILALMAVGDINNPEIATGGLQFIVLDVLGSTIGTVFLLAVVIAITVCNLAVQSAAIRMMFAMGRDNNLPAGKHLARVSPKTKTPVIPAIVSGVIAVLILVVNVGQPQIFTVITSIGIIMIYLAYLLVTVPMLVKRLRGQWPPPKAEGTKYFSLGKLGLPVNILGVLWGGAIVVNLAWPRRAVYNATEPYHWYLEWGAVLFVGAVAVAGFAYYWFVLRHKSGVLADHAAEARPEEAAQ
- a CDS encoding aldehyde dehydrogenase family protein, whose product is MADFFIGGEWVDAVGGGRREIRCPADGSLVAEVAEGTREDTEAAIAAARKAFDTGPWPQTPAPQRGDLLLKAADLLDRDAAAFARAESLDTGKRLVESEYDMADIAACLRYFGKLAANDAGRVVDTGNPDAFSRIVHEPVGVCGLITPWNYPLLQTIWKVAPALAAGNTFVLKPSELTPHTSIMLMKLLTEAGLPGGVANLVLGAGAQAGAPLSEHPDVDLVSFTGGLATGKIIAASAAATIKKVALELGGKNPNVVFADSDFETAVDYALTAVFLHSGQVCSAGARLIVQEEWHDRFVDELVRRAELIRLGGPFDPKAETGPLISAAHLEKIERYVAAALEEGAVLRTGGKRPDDRELAKGHYYLPTILDNVKQGSSAVVDESFGPVLTVETFTDEDDAVRIANDTHYGLAGAVFTSDASRAQRVANRLRHGTIWINDFHPYLPQAEWGGYKQSGFGRELGPTGLAEYTEAKHIYQNLRPAPQHWFSGEPAASN